The following coding sequences lie in one Flavobacterium sediminis genomic window:
- a CDS encoding helix-turn-helix domain-containing protein: MKIITIPDELNLNTSQSVQVYDYSSSQEAARKQIVLNQNILSFLTEGTKDVVFDNSALSIDNSKFLLMKSGHCLMTEKLSEVKNYRSVLLFFSNETVLQFLRKNKVTPSEPTEFRSVHAFAYDDFIRRFVNSLLDIAKLPKTVREKLLAVKFEEIMLYLTEIYGSEFLYSLTANSSDTSQRFIRTIESNQLSKLSLKELAFLCGMSVSTFKREFEKHYSESPSKWFQNKRLEHAHFLLNQRQKNSSEIYFEVGYENLSSFIQAYKSKYGITPKQQVKN, encoded by the coding sequence ATGAAAATAATTACTATTCCTGATGAACTGAATTTGAACACATCACAAAGCGTTCAGGTTTACGATTATTCCAGTTCGCAGGAAGCAGCAAGAAAACAAATTGTCTTAAACCAAAATATACTTAGCTTTCTGACCGAAGGAACTAAAGATGTGGTATTTGACAACTCTGCTTTATCCATTGATAATTCCAAATTTCTCTTAATGAAATCGGGACATTGTTTAATGACCGAAAAACTTTCCGAAGTCAAAAACTACAGAAGCGTTCTCTTATTTTTCTCAAATGAAACCGTATTACAATTTCTTCGAAAAAATAAAGTAACCCCAAGTGAACCAACGGAATTCCGTTCCGTTCATGCCTTTGCATACGATGACTTTATCCGGCGTTTTGTCAACAGTCTGCTGGATATTGCCAAACTTCCAAAAACAGTCCGGGAAAAGTTACTTGCCGTTAAATTTGAAGAGATCATGCTCTATCTTACCGAAATATACGGCAGTGAATTCCTGTATTCATTAACTGCAAACAGCAGCGATACCAGTCAAAGATTCATTCGCACGATCGAAAGCAACCAATTGAGCAAATTATCTTTAAAAGAATTAGCCTTCCTGTGCGGAATGAGCGTTTCTACATTTAAAAGAGAATTTGAAAAACATTATTCCGAATCGCCTAGTAAATGGTTTCAGAACAAAAGGTTGGAACATGCCCATTTCTTACTCAATCAAAGGCAAAAAAATTCCTCCGAGATCTATTTTGAAGTAGGCTATGAAAATTTGTCGAGCTTCATTCAGGCCTATAAATCAAAATACGGAATAACACCTAAACAG